The following proteins are co-located in the Deinococcus metallilatus genome:
- a CDS encoding carboxypeptidase-like regulatory domain-containing protein: protein MMNTPAAHLALTALLALSASGLAQAGPKSSLVGASFTPDAVIVTDRQAVADFAGALRDAATAAGGTCQKSEYVVWPKIRPGLEQQFNTGLGALGFQYDLLDKSDDQDGYAAVFRLSKAGQALAGIWVETGGTAVLGWCTLKLTQTAQAPTRPTSAPPAPAPRPAPAPAPAPAPASRPPAQAAKAPAPKPGYVSGIVLDTQGRPLANARVYLDGTTFTQGQRTSFETVTKADGTYALRVPDGRYHAKASYTTQYGGRTYSFILYPESGNPKTEVDSTEGGNLNFRWKLTGLTAYSAPGASDPTSFYGASVNFSYCGLPASAYCDAKYTEVTPGAAPAGSTVTVTLTPRGPLVDGTTGKPVVFTFKAAPLSPPGGYPYTNPNGGGRTVLGEGWPYHSTNLNDLPLGAYVLTATATLPDGSTRPLKLGLDAANVESISLNVDFAPWDDFNPASYIGGGLKQLTVYVRD, encoded by the coding sequence ATGATGAACACACCCGCTGCCCACCTCGCCCTGACCGCCCTCCTTGCCCTGAGTGCTTCCGGCCTCGCCCAGGCGGGGCCGAAAAGCAGCCTGGTCGGCGCCAGCTTCACGCCGGACGCGGTGATCGTGACCGACCGCCAGGCCGTCGCGGACTTCGCCGGGGCGCTGCGGGACGCCGCGACCGCCGCCGGGGGAACCTGCCAGAAAAGCGAGTACGTGGTGTGGCCCAAGATCAGGCCCGGCCTGGAACAGCAGTTCAACACGGGCCTGGGCGCCCTAGGGTTCCAGTACGACCTGCTGGACAAGAGTGACGACCAGGACGGGTACGCGGCGGTCTTCCGGCTGAGCAAGGCCGGACAGGCCCTCGCGGGCATCTGGGTGGAGACGGGGGGTACTGCCGTTCTCGGCTGGTGCACCCTTAAGCTGACGCAGACGGCGCAGGCACCGACCCGGCCCACCTCGGCACCTCCTGCCCCGGCCCCCAGGCCAGCGCCCGCACCTGCTCCCGCCCCCGCTCCGGCCAGCCGACCGCCCGCCCAGGCCGCCAAGGCGCCCGCCCCCAAGCCCGGATACGTGTCGGGCATCGTGCTGGACACCCAGGGCCGCCCGTTGGCGAATGCCCGCGTGTACCTGGACGGCACCACCTTCACCCAGGGGCAGCGCACCAGCTTCGAAACGGTGACCAAGGCCGACGGGACCTATGCCCTGCGGGTGCCCGACGGGCGCTATCACGCCAAGGCGTCGTACACCACCCAGTACGGGGGACGCACCTATTCGTTCATCCTCTACCCCGAAAGCGGCAACCCGAAAACCGAGGTGGACTCGACCGAGGGCGGCAACCTCAATTTCCGCTGGAAACTCACCGGCCTCACCGCCTACAGCGCGCCCGGCGCCAGCGACCCGACCAGCTTCTACGGCGCGAGCGTGAACTTCAGTTACTGCGGCCTGCCCGCCAGCGCCTACTGCGACGCGAAGTATACGGAGGTCACGCCCGGCGCGGCCCCGGCTGGCTCCACCGTCACCGTCACCCTCACGCCGCGGGGACCGCTGGTGGACGGCACGACCGGCAAGCCGGTGGTGTTCACCTTCAAGGCGGCCCCGCTGTCCCCGCCCGGCGGCTATCCCTACACGAATCCCAATGGCGGCGGGCGGACGGTGCTGGGCGAAGGCTGGCCCTACCACTCCACCAACCTCAACGACCTTCCCCTGGGCGCGTATGTCCTGACGGCCACCGCCACCCTCCCCGACGGCAGCACCCGGCCCCTGAAACTCGGCCTGGACGCTGCCAATGTGGAAAGCATCAGCCTGAACGTGGACTTCGCCCCCTGGGACGACTTCAACCCGGCGAGCTACATCGGGGGCGGTCTCAAGCAACTCACGGTGTACGTGCGGGACTGA
- a CDS encoding double zinc ribbon domain-containing protein produces the protein MPRNPVSYHLCPRCGRAVPAQTQEVFCVNDGTRLLTACPGCAQPIRSPYSQFCPRCGQAYAAPLPRPQPGL, from the coding sequence GTGCCCAGGAACCCCGTGTCCTACCACCTCTGCCCGCGCTGTGGCCGCGCGGTCCCGGCCCAGACGCAGGAAGTCTTCTGCGTGAACGACGGGACCAGGCTCCTGACCGCCTGCCCCGGCTGCGCCCAGCCCATCCGGTCGCCCTACTCGCAGTTCTGCCCCCGGTGCGGCCAGGCCTACGCCGCACCCCTCCCCCGCCCGCAGCCCGGCCTCTAG
- a CDS encoding phosphatidate cytidylyltransferase, which translates to MESLSTRVLTSVVGFTIISLIVWAGWIAMLPMLVFVSVMGLYEYIRMLDRNDIDVRRISLGVFGTALIVASLPMIPEVPWLGGSWREVVLTVALGYLLVMEVMRPGERPLERIVYSLFGLLYIPWLLGYFLMLRYTPDSGQGLLYFALPLLATFAADIGGYFGGHFFGRRKLAPEISPGKTVEGAIGGLAFSFLTVLIFSQLTHIGSPLEALLYSILVASASQLGDLAESLIKRALRTKDSGSSLPGHGGFLDRLDSLLFAVPATYLFLNISVFSR; encoded by the coding sequence GTGGAGTCGCTGAGCACCCGCGTCCTCACCTCGGTGGTGGGCTTCACCATCATCAGCCTGATCGTGTGGGCCGGGTGGATCGCGATGCTGCCCATGCTGGTGTTCGTGTCGGTGATGGGCCTGTACGAGTACATCCGGATGCTCGACCGCAACGACATCGACGTGCGGCGCATCTCGCTGGGTGTGTTCGGCACGGCGCTGATCGTGGCGAGCCTGCCGATGATTCCGGAGGTGCCGTGGCTGGGCGGGTCGTGGCGCGAGGTGGTGCTGACGGTGGCCCTCGGCTACCTGCTGGTGATGGAGGTGATGCGGCCCGGCGAGCGGCCCCTCGAACGGATCGTGTATTCCCTCTTCGGGCTGCTGTATATCCCCTGGTTGCTGGGCTACTTCCTGATGCTGCGCTACACGCCCGATTCCGGCCAGGGCCTGCTGTATTTCGCGCTGCCGCTGCTGGCGACCTTCGCGGCCGACATCGGCGGGTACTTCGGCGGGCACTTTTTCGGGCGGCGCAAGCTGGCGCCGGAGATCAGCCCCGGCAAGACGGTGGAGGGGGCCATCGGCGGCCTGGCCTTCAGCTTCCTGACCGTGCTGATCTTCTCGCAGCTCACGCATATCGGATCACCGCTCGAAGCCCTGCTGTATTCCATCCTGGTCGCCAGCGCCTCGCAACTGGGCGACCTGGCCGAGAGCCTGATCAAGCGCGCGCTGAGGACCAAGGACAGCGGCAGCAGCCTGCCGGGGCACGGCGGCTTTCTCGACCGGCTGGACAGCCTGCTCTTCGCGGTTCCGGCGACGTATCTGTTTTTGAATATCAGCGTGTTCTCGCGGTAA
- the frr gene encoding ribosome recycling factor, translating into MPDMKAIQSDARERMGKAIESLENNLSVLRTGRANPGILKKVMVDYYGSTMPVDQVASITTPDARTLVITPWDRGALNPIEKAIRDSDLGLNPNNKGDTIFISLPMLTEERRKDLVKNAKNYAEDARVAIRSIRKHALDEVKKVEGIGDDEIKRGEVEVQKLTDEYIKRVEDTFHKKEQEILG; encoded by the coding sequence ATGCCAGACATGAAAGCCATTCAGTCGGACGCGCGCGAGCGCATGGGCAAGGCCATCGAATCGCTGGAGAACAACCTCAGCGTCCTGCGGACGGGCCGCGCCAACCCCGGCATCCTCAAGAAGGTGATGGTGGACTACTACGGCTCCACCATGCCGGTCGATCAGGTGGCGAGCATCACCACGCCCGACGCGCGCACGCTGGTGATCACACCCTGGGACCGGGGTGCTCTGAACCCCATCGAAAAGGCGATCCGCGACAGCGACCTGGGCCTGAACCCCAACAACAAGGGCGACACCATCTTCATCAGCCTGCCGATGCTGACCGAGGAGCGGCGCAAGGACCTGGTGAAGAACGCCAAGAACTACGCCGAGGACGCCCGCGTCGCCATCCGCAGCATCCGCAAGCACGCGCTGGACGAGGTGAAGAAGGTCGAGGGCATCGGTGACGACGAGATCAAGCGCGGTGAGGTCGAGGTGCAAAAACTCACCGACGAGTACATCAAGCGCGTCGAGGACACCTTCCACAAGAAGGAGCAGGAAATCCTAGGGTGA